The sequence CACTGGCGTGCGTGGACGCAGTGACCATCTTCGACGAGGACACACCCCGCGACCTCATCGCCGCGCTGCTCCCCGATGTCCTGGTGAAGGGCGCGGACTACTCGCTCGATGAGGTCGTCGGACGGACGGAGGTCGAGGCCGCGGGCGGCTCGGTGGTGCTCGTGCCGTTGCGGCCCGGTTACTCGACCACCGGCCTGGTGCGGCGGATCAGGGGAAAGGAGCAGTGACGATGTCCAACCGTCCGGATGGACGTGCGGCGGACGCGCTGCGGCCCGTGGAGCTCATCCGCGGAGCCGCGCGGAACGCGGAAGGCTCGTGCCTGATCTCCCTGGGTGGGACGCGCGTGCTCTGCACGGCCAGCGTCGAGGATGGCGTGCCCGAGTGGCGCCGCGGCAGCGGGAGCGGCTGGGTGACCGCCGAGTACGCCATGCTGCCGCGGGCCACGGGGACGCGCACGCCCCGCGAGCGCGGCAAGATCGGCGGCCGGACGCAGGAGATCCAGCGGTTGATCGGCCGCGCTCTGCGCGCCGCCGTGGACCTGACGCGTCTCGGCGAGCGCACCATCATCGTCGACTGCGACGTCCTGGACGCCGACGGCGGGACGCGGACCGCCGCGATCACCGGTGGCGCGGTGGCGCTCCACGAGGCGTGTACCTGGCTCCTCGAGCACGACCTGGTCGAGGAGTTCCCGATGCGCGAGCTCGTCGCCGCGGTGAGCGTCGGCATCGTGGAAGGGGAGCCCGTCCTGGACCTCGAGTACAGCGAGGATTCCTCTGCC is a genomic window of bacterium containing:
- a CDS encoding ribonuclease PH, with the protein product MSNRPDGRAADALRPVELIRGAARNAEGSCLISLGGTRVLCTASVEDGVPEWRRGSGSGWVTAEYAMLPRATGTRTPRERGKIGGRTQEIQRLIGRALRAAVDLTRLGERTIIVDCDVLDADGGTRTAAITGGAVALHEACTWLLEHDLVEEFPMRELVAAVSVGIVEGEPVLDLEYSEDSSAEVDMNIVGLESGLLVEVQGTAERGGFGRPELDRLLELAARGLERLFEAQRRVLGI